In Babylonia areolata isolate BAREFJ2019XMU chromosome 19, ASM4173473v1, whole genome shotgun sequence, a single window of DNA contains:
- the LOC143293716 gene encoding transmembrane protein 127-like, which translates to MASVSSEDMDSVNNNTMSNNNNSSNINNNTAAGVNTGDTGGPSAPSGTTCASGSASVSVVDVAPPTVCTVNTAGTPNSGSGSSRSSRSSSGRRSHSRSRSRSHSRHRRSHHSGGHGSRHHSRHNRKSGERNFPAALCSMISIVILCTALAEPRWVSIDNGHCVLPKGRPLSYLGVFQFFSVGYIVYNDPNIDHSQNVIVEYRFGSGEDDRMINCVTERAVIIFKIIIGFTFLGIFTSLISFGLDLIGSTYKLPKLLRRNAVFNVFTVFVCVGITLFLYLATVDICNVQQQVPDSNASVSFDVSFYLIAAAGFISVMGVACTCLRRARPEPESTTARSILDDQFNQDIEQLVSVPSPSFVGQDLPPLANQAAPPPYTP; encoded by the exons ATGGCCAGTGTCAGTTCTGAAGACATGGACTCTGTGAACAATAACACtatgagcaacaataacaacagcagtaacatcaacaacaacactgctgctGGCGTGAATACTGGTGATACAGGGGGACCCTCTGCTCCGTCAGGCACGACTTGCGCAAGTGGCTCTGCAAGTGTCTCTGTTGTGGATGTAGCCCCTCCCACTGTGTGTACAGTAAACACTGCCGGCACCCCCAACTCAGGCAGTGGCAGCAGCCGCAGCAGCCGAAGCTCAAGTGGCAGACGAAGCCATTCCAGGAGTCGCTCACGCAGTCATAGCCGTCACAGGCGGTCCCACCACTCTGGGGGCCATGGGAGTCGTCATCATAGCCGGCACAACCGCAAAAGTGGAGAACGCAATTTCCCGGCAGCACTGTGCAGTATGATCAGTATCGTGATCTTGTGCACAGCGCTGGCAGAACCTCGCTGGGTCTCCATCGATAATGGGCACTGCGTTCTGCCCAAGGGTCGCCCTCTCAGCTACCTGGGCGTGTTTCAGTTCTTCTCTGTGGGCTACATCGTCTACAATGATCCCAACATCGACCACAGCCAGAATGTCATTGTGGAGTATCGCTTTGGGTCAGGAGAGGATGATC gaatgATCAACTGCGTGACGGAGAGAGCGGTCATCATTTTCAAAATCATCATTGGCTTTACCTTCTTGGGCATCTTCACATCCTTAATTAGTTTTGGCCTGGACCTCATCGGCTCCACCTACAAACTACCCAAGCTGCTCCGCCGCAACGCCGTCTTCAATGTCTTCACAG tgtttgtgtgtgtgggcatcaCCCTGTTCCTGTACCTGGCCACGGTGGACATCTGCAATGTGCAGCAGCAGGTCCCTGACAGTAATGCCTCTGTCTCCTTTGACGTCAGTTTTTACCTCATCGCCGCTGCCGGTTTCATTTCCGTCATGGGTGTTGCCTGCACCTGTCTGCGCCGGGCAAGACCCGAACCTGAGTCCACAACAGCCAGGTCCATTCTGGACGACCAGTTCAACCAGGACATTGAACAGCTTGTGTCTGTTCCCTCGCCCAGCTTTGTGGGGCAGGATTTGCCTCCCTTGGCGAATCAGGCAGCTCCTCCGCCGTATACACCATGA